One segment of Kwoniella pini CBS 10737 chromosome 9, complete sequence DNA contains the following:
- a CDS encoding ATP-dependent RNA helicase ded1: MTTGPVNGLGGLEAQFQGGMKLNPERPAYVPPHMRNARGPAPPQFSAPAPAPAGPGYHQSPTGLPTPATTPPQSRGSYAPPAARGAAFPPAAAAGRADDGGWGAAPRRAPEPRSGGFGGGQPGFGSWKNGEHITGARNPRMEKELFGEEGDTVHQHTGINFDKYADIPVEATGTGVPEPVTEFTNPPIDPVLLENIKYARYTTPTPVQKYSLPIVAGGRDLMACAQTGSGKTGGFLFPILSAMFTYGPMAPPPDNNYGGGYNRTRKAYPTALILAPTRELVSQIHDEARKFAYRSWARPAVVYGGADIGQQMRALDRGCDMLSATPGRLVDLIERGKISLANVKYLVLDEADRMLDMGFEPQIRQIVEGEDMPGVHDRQTLMFSATFPKEIQMLARSFLKDYIFLSVGRVGSTSENITQRIEYVDDADKRSLLLDLLLAEQSGGLVLVFVETKRMADTLCDFLCAQRHIATSIHGDRTQREREAALQAFRTGRAPILVATAVAARGLDIPNVTHVILYDLPTDVAEYTHRIGRTGRAGNTGNSTAFFNRQNLNISRELIDLLKEANQVVPQWLVDVSTERSFGGGYGGRGGRGRGGGNRSGGRDVRTQQGGGGFSGGASRGGSGYGGGGGYGGGFGSYGGGGAGGFPPPAASGGASWW, from the exons ATGACAACTGGACCTGTTAATGGCTTAGGTGGGCTTGAAGCTCAATTCCAAG GCGGTATGAAGCTCAACCCCGAAAGACCCGCTTACGTTCCTCCTCACATGAGAAATGCAAGAGGTCCTGCACCTCCCCAATTCTCTGCTCCTGCACCCGCACCTGCTGGTCCAGGTTATCACCAATCTCCCACTGGACTCCCTACCCCAGCTACCACTCCCCCTCAATCCAGAGGTTCTTACGCTCCTCCTGCTGCCAGAGGTGCAGCCTTCCCTCCTGCCGCTGCCGCTGGTCGAGCTGATGATGGTGGATGGGGCGCAGCACCAAGAAGAGCTCCTGAACCCAGATCAGGAGGTTTCGGAGGTGGTCAACCAGGTTTCGGAAGTTGGAAAAATGGTGAACATATCACAGGTGCTAGAAACCCTAGAATGGAGAAGGAATTGTTCGGCGAGGAAGGTGACACTGTTCATCAA CACACTGGTATCAACTTTGACAAATACGCCGACATCCCTGTCGAAGCTACTGGTACAGGAGTTCCTGAACCCGTTACCGAATTCACCAACCCACCTATCGACCCTGTCCTTCTCgagaatatcaaatacGCTCGATACACTACACCTACCCCAGTGCAAAAGTACTCACTCCCCATTGTAGCCGGTGGTCGAGATTTGATGGCTTGTGCCCAAACCGGTTCAGGAAAGACTGGTGGTTTCCTCTTCCCTATCCTCTCAGCCATGTTCACCTACGGTCCTATGGCTCCTCCTCCTGACAACAACTACGGTGGTGGTTACAACAGGACAAGAAAGGCTTACCCTACTGCCTTGATCCTTGCTCCTACTCGAGAATTGGTTTCTCAAATCCACGATGAAGCTCGAAAATTCGCTTATCGATCCTGGGCCAGACCCGCCGTAGTTTACGGTGGTGCTGACATTGGTCAACAGATGAGAGCCCTCGATCGAGGCTGTGATATGCTTTCCGCTACTCCAGGTAGATTGGTCGATTTGATTGAGCGAGGAAAAATCTCTCTTGCCAATGTCAAATACCTTGTTCTCGATGAAGCCGATCGAATGCTCGATATGGGTTTCGAACCCCAAATTAGACAAATcgttgaaggtgaagacATGCCCGGAGTTCACGACAGACAAACACTCATGTTTTCAGCCACTTTCCCCaaggaaattcaaatgcTTGCTCGATCTTTCTTGAAGGACTACATTTTCCTTTCAGTTGGTCGAGTCGGTTCAACCTCTGAAAACATTACTCAAAGAATCGAATACGTCGACGATGCCGACAAACGATCTTTACTTCTCGACTTGTTACTTGCTGAACAATCTGGCGGTCTTGTCCTTGTCTTTGTAGAGACCAAGCGAATGGCCGACACACTATGTGACTTCCTTTGCGCTCAACGACACATCGCTACTTCCATTCACGGAGATCGAACTCAAAGGGAAAGAGAAGCTGCTCTCCAAGCATTCAGAACCGGTCGAGCTCCTATCTTGGTCGCTACTGCTGTCGCTGCTCGAGGTTTGGATATCCCCAACGTAACCCACGTCATCCTTTACGACTTGCCCACCGATGTTGCTGAGTACACCCACAGAATTGGTCGAACTGGTCGAGCTGGTAACACCGGTAACTCCACCGCCTTCTTCAACAGGCAAAATCTCAACATCTCAAGAGAACTTATCGATCTCCTCAAAGAAGCCAACCAAGTTGTACCACAATGGCTTGTCGACGTTTCCACCGAGCGATCATTCGGTGGAGGTTACGGTGGtagaggtggaagaggacGAGGTGGAGGTAACAGATCTGGAGGAAGAGATGTCAGAACTCAACAAGGCGGTGGTGGATTCAGTGGAGGTGCCTCCAGAGGCGGAAGTGGCtatggtggaggaggaggataCGGTGGTGGATTTGGTAGTTATGGCGGTGGCGGAGCCGGTGGTTTCCCTCCTCCCGCTGCTTCTGGTGGTGCCAGTTGGTGGTAA